The following are from one region of the Sandaracinus amylolyticus genome:
- a CDS encoding prolipoprotein diacylglyceryl transferase has translation MGELADVTETLSRGLHPAYVLPVLAGLALAVLFPSGRTFTDPAVRRRYQGLQLATLIGALIGAKVAAIIGDLRWPIEPIESPAALFATGRSITGGLLFGFLTAELLKPVFGHREPPNDRFAAVLPFSIAIGRLGCWFAGCCNGLPTESALGLPDEHGVLRYPTALFDLAFHLVLGVIFVVLLRRGVLRGRLFAIHLVAYGVFRFGVEPLRDSREYLFSFSAYQLFALAMIACGVFGFLRRLPAPQTASTTERSDDVRASTAAA, from the coding sequence ATGGGGGAGCTCGCCGACGTGACCGAGACGTTGTCGCGCGGGCTCCATCCTGCGTACGTGCTCCCGGTGCTCGCGGGCCTCGCGCTCGCGGTGCTCTTTCCATCGGGGCGCACATTCACCGATCCCGCGGTGCGGCGGCGCTATCAGGGCCTGCAGCTCGCGACGCTGATCGGGGCGCTGATCGGCGCGAAGGTCGCCGCGATCATCGGAGACCTGCGGTGGCCGATCGAGCCCATCGAGTCGCCGGCTGCGTTGTTCGCGACCGGTCGGTCGATCACCGGCGGGCTGCTCTTCGGGTTCCTCACCGCGGAGCTGCTCAAGCCGGTGTTCGGTCATCGCGAGCCGCCGAACGATCGTTTCGCCGCCGTGCTGCCGTTCTCGATCGCGATCGGGCGGCTGGGATGTTGGTTCGCCGGGTGCTGCAACGGATTGCCCACCGAGAGCGCGCTCGGTCTCCCCGACGAGCACGGCGTGCTGCGGTATCCGACGGCGCTCTTCGATCTCGCGTTCCACCTCGTGCTCGGCGTGATCTTCGTGGTGCTGCTGCGCCGCGGGGTGCTGCGCGGGCGCCTCTTCGCGATCCACCTCGTCGCGTACGGCGTCTTCCGTTTCGGCGTCGAGCCGCTGCGCGACTCGCGCGAATATCTCTTCTCGTTCTCCGCCTATCAGCTCTTCGCCCTCGCGATGATCGCGTGCGGCGTGTTCGGTTTCCTGCGTCGCCTCCCCGCGCCGCAGACCGCCTCGACCACGGAGCGCTCCGATGACGTCCGAGCAAGCACCGCCGCCGCGTGA
- a CDS encoding radical SAM protein — MADGNTTSPKKKLRLGMAPPPVSRIERIARLSRELAEMDADRAIATLGARDVDRPLKTTVSLCPTCLAHVPAIVFERAGRVIMTKRCPEHGASEALIESDARYYALSNKDRVGRRFAEDRIFHIPEFLGAATGCCAPGETCDTGDGTDQSANRTCTILVEVTDACNLACKVCYSESAGDRYLPFAEFQKTILALIAQKGRLDSVQVTGGESTLHPQFWEMIAFLYRQEGVGKIYVPTNGLRLAKEEERAKFAPFADKIMVLLQFDALSRTANQTIRGAEPADLRRKIIESLDALGVPMQLTMTLARGVNDAELGDVVDVALAHDAVKLVALQPVTWSGRYELEMDPMERLTLSDVARAVHERARLRMRREDFVPIPCSHPNCGWITVFLRRFGAVHNIVRYVDMEKAMERVAYKTLMSTSEIREVVGTDDRSVIHKVAGWIGGRLVKSTDMFSIAIKPFMDRYSYDQDRIANCCHHIADTQGRARSFCEYNALDRRSDPWSNFPRIEELQR, encoded by the coding sequence GTGGCTGACGGGAACACGACGAGCCCCAAGAAGAAGCTGCGGCTCGGGATGGCGCCCCCGCCGGTGTCGCGCATCGAGCGCATCGCGCGGCTCTCGCGCGAGCTCGCGGAGATGGACGCGGATCGTGCGATCGCGACGCTCGGCGCGCGGGACGTCGATCGTCCGCTGAAGACGACGGTGAGCCTCTGTCCGACGTGCCTCGCGCACGTTCCCGCGATCGTGTTCGAGCGGGCAGGGCGCGTGATCATGACCAAGCGGTGTCCCGAGCACGGCGCGAGCGAGGCGCTGATCGAGAGCGATGCGCGGTATTACGCGCTCTCGAACAAGGATCGGGTGGGACGCCGGTTCGCCGAGGACCGCATCTTCCACATCCCGGAATTCCTGGGCGCGGCGACGGGGTGTTGTGCGCCGGGCGAGACCTGCGACACCGGAGATGGCACCGATCAGAGCGCCAATCGGACTTGCACCATCCTCGTGGAGGTGACCGATGCGTGCAATCTCGCGTGCAAGGTCTGTTATTCGGAGAGCGCGGGAGATCGATATCTGCCGTTCGCCGAATTCCAGAAGACGATTCTCGCGCTGATCGCGCAGAAGGGCCGTCTCGACTCGGTGCAAGTGACGGGCGGGGAGTCGACGCTCCACCCGCAATTCTGGGAGATGATCGCGTTCCTGTATCGGCAGGAGGGCGTCGGGAAGATCTACGTGCCGACGAACGGGCTCCGCCTCGCGAAGGAGGAAGAGCGCGCGAAATTCGCACCGTTCGCCGACAAGATCATGGTGCTGCTCCAGTTCGACGCGCTCTCGCGCACCGCGAACCAGACGATCCGCGGGGCCGAGCCCGCGGATCTGCGGCGCAAGATCATCGAGTCGCTCGACGCGCTGGGCGTGCCGATGCAGCTCACGATGACGCTCGCGCGCGGGGTGAACGACGCGGAGCTCGGCGACGTGGTCGACGTCGCGCTCGCGCACGACGCGGTGAAGCTGGTCGCGCTGCAGCCGGTGACGTGGTCGGGGCGCTACGAGCTCGAGATGGATCCGATGGAGCGACTCACGCTCTCCGACGTCGCGCGCGCGGTGCACGAGCGGGCGCGACTGCGGATGCGCCGCGAGGACTTCGTGCCGATCCCGTGCAGTCACCCGAATTGCGGGTGGATCACGGTGTTCTTGCGGCGCTTCGGGGCGGTCCACAACATCGTGCGCTACGTCGACATGGAGAAGGCGATGGAGCGCGTCGCCTACAAGACGCTGATGTCGACGTCGGAGATCCGCGAGGTCGTCGGCACCGACGATCGCTCGGTGATCCACAAGGTCGCGGGGTGGATCGGCGGGCGGCTGGTGAAGTCGACCGACATGTTCTCGATCGCGATCAAGCCGTTCATGGATCGTTACTCGTACGATCAGGATCGGATCGCGAACTGCTGCCATCACATCGCGGACACGCAGGGACGCGCGCGCAGCTTCTGCGAGTACAACGCGCTCGATCGTCGATCCGACCCGTGGTCGAATTTCCCGCGCATCGAGGAGCTG